The Fusarium falciforme chromosome 10, complete sequence DNA segment GATTTCCGAGATGAATCATGGGTCATACAATCAGTCGATACGGGAGAGCacgggagagggagggggtTGACAGCTTCAACTTGACCACGTACACAAGTAGACAAAGAGACCCTCGCCGTCAAGAACAGAGCTGCCAGAGTGTTACAAGGAGGTTAAACCCCTTCTCCCCCACCCTAAAAGCACATACCAGTGCTCAGCGTGCGTCCTGGTCAAGTGGTAAATCTCTCCTAAAATCCGCTCCTATaaaccttcttctttccgcTCACCTAAATCCACCTCTGACCAGGCGCTACCTAAAAAACTACCATCCACCTAAAAACCCCTCTTTTTGGGTGTTGATGTTTCCAATTCCATTAGATTTCTTGTAAATACAAGGAGAATGCTGTGTATAATGGCGCACGGAGACTCATGCCCCGTCGTCTTACAAGACTcaagacatcatcatcagtaTCTGCAAGCTGCACCTCAGCGACATGCGAAGCTGGTCCAAAAGACAGGTTGTTGGGTTCAAATGAGGATAGATGGTTATATTAGAAGGTAAAAAACATGTTGTACTTTTTCCATTTTCGTTTTTAGTCCCCAAGGTTAGGTAACCATTTTCTGACCTTTTCGAGCAGTGAGCAGTGATGAGTCGCGGGTAGTAGGTCGTCGTTTGAGCACTGTGCCACAAGTGACGCTTCTCCCTCACAACCCCAGCTCaactcatctcatctcctcctcgcatcaacaccatcgcgATGGAAGGCCTCACAAAGCATCTCGGCCGCGGCCGCGAGGTCGAAGTcatcgacctcgacaagTCAGGAAATGTCGCCCGCCGCTGGGTACACATGCCCAGCAACCGCGTACGTCGCCTTCCATCGCCAGCAAAGCGTTCCAGCTAACCACCTGCGATAGATCATTcgcaaggccaagcccaGCCTTCTTAAGCGCTCGATGCGCAAGATCCTCATGGACGCTTTTCTCCCCGTTGGATACCCGCATTCTGTCTCGGGTGATTACCTCGCCTATCAGTTCTTTGACTCTCTGcaggccttcttctccaccaTCACCGCTCTCCTCGCAAACAGAGCCCTCCTCCAGGGTCTCGGCGTCGGAGATGCCAACTCGTCGGCCACCTTTGCCATGCTTCTCTCTGTCCTCAAGGATGCCATGTCTCGCGTCGCCACCATCATTTTCGCCCAGCAGTTTGGTCTTCGGATCGAGCCTGATGCTAAGCGGTACCGTTTCCTGGCTGATCTGTTCAACGACACGGCCTTCTTTCTCGAGCTCTACAGCCCTTACTTTGGTCCCTACGGCAAGATCTTGGCCCTCACTTCTGGTGAAGCTCTTCGCGCCCTTTGTGGTGTTGCGGGTGGAGCGAGCAAGGCTGCTCTGAGCGTTCACTTTGCAAAGCATGACAACCTCGCCGAGCTCAACGCAAAGGAGGCCAGCCAGGAGACGGCGGTCGGCTTGATTGGCTTGCTCGTCGGCACATTCGTCGTCAAGCATGTTGAGGATCACACGAGCGTCGTTTATTTGATGACGGTCCTTGTCCTCGCTCACCTGTGGATGAATTATCTGGGCGTCCGCAGCGTCTGCATGAACGTTCTCAACCGACAGCGCGCCACAATTCTGTTCGAGGAGTATCTCAGGTCAGGAAATGTCTTGACTCCTGGCGAAGTCGCTCGCCGCGAGAGCATTCTCTTCTGGAGCCCCGTTGTTCGAAACCGACACGGACAGCGTATCGCTCGCATCGAGATGGCTGATAGCTTCGGAAACGCCATGGGAGGTCAGGAAGTCCGCGTTAACATTGCCATCCTTGACGGCTTGATGAGCACCCTGTTCATCTGGTCCCACGCAAGCCACAAGCACATGCCCATCAAAATCATGCTCTGGAAGGATTCCGAGGCGGTTCATGCCATCAGCGCTTGGTTCATGGCCATGGAGATTGCCTGGCAGATGGATAAGGGTAAGGGCTACACCGAGAGACTGGACCGCATTTTCTGTGGCAAAAGTTCCCGCCCTAGCAACTGGAACACTGAGCCCAAGAAGGACGATGATCAGATTGATCAAGATTACCAGCAAAAGTACGACGACCGCGAGCTTTGGGACGCGATGCTCGCCAAGGGGTGGAACCTGGAGTCTCAGGCTTTCGAGACCGAAGCACCTGTTCGCATGGCCATCCTGCACGAAGACAAGAAGGACCAGTGAAGATACACAGACTGGTATGGGTTACACGGAGTTTTGGCGTCAAGGAACAAGGGTATCGCCTCATGAGCGCGCGATGGATTTGACATGTGTAGAGTAAAAAATACCCAGAGATGCAGCTCAAGAGAGCTTTCAAAATGATAATTGGAGATGTTGCTAGAGTCCCCCAGACTCATTACGCCTTTTTCTATATGCCTTTCCATGTTGTACATTTTCCCCAACGCCCAAATCGACATCATTCATCATACAGCTTTTCATACAACCTACGCGCATACAGACCCTATGCCAGCCACGCCCACCTCATGGCTCGCATCTTGACGCCCTCCCACGTATTCAGCTTTGGCCGCACATCCAAGTAGAAACTAGGTCCGCCCTTGCCGTCTGGCCGCCCGGCGTAAAAGTCAATCACATAGTCAACCCGGGTGCCACAGCGGTCAATGACCCAGTCGTGCCGGTCAAAGGGCGCCGTGTAGccgaggatggtgttgaagcgGGCTGTCGGCGTCATGCGGTCCATCTTGTTGGCAAAGGACTCAAGCTTAGGTCCATCGCATCTTGGACAGTCAGTATGTTACATAGAATAAGAGGATTGGAGACTTACTTGGTGCCCTTTAGATAGGGAGCTTCCcactccttgatctccttccATGCTCTCTCATTCACAGCGTTGTGAATCGGAACCACAGTCTTCATATCCGCCACTCGCGCATCGTATCCCTTTCGCTTCATGGCATCGAAAAACATCTTCTCTGAAGGATATACCCAGTTTCCCGAGGGGTCCAACCCCGTCTCCATCTCATGATTCGCAGGTTTCGCAGGCTCCTCCTTTCCATGATCCACCGGACACACAGCAGGACCACCAGACGTTCGTGGAATCGTAGAAATAACGCGATCGGTATCTAGGCCGTCGTGGGGCGTAGGAGGATGATGGGCGGGTGGAGGCGCaggcgaagaggaggaccaCGGGAGGTATGATGTGAGAGTTTGAGACCACGACTTGGGCTTCGCCTGCGCTGTATGATCGACGGGGCACTTTGCAGGTTGTGCTTGCGCCTTCGCGGCTTCAGCTTGACGAGCTTGTTCGAGCCAGGCCTCGCGGGCCTTGTGGTCGACGGGACAGGCAGAGTTGTCGTCGGCCATTGCGTCTCAACTCTCGAACTAGTGTTATCAATCGACGGTTTGTTATACGGAATCGTGTCGTGGGAGAATTCAATGGCAAGTCGTGATGGCGTAATTCGtcgtgatgaggatgaatggTAATGCGCCGGGATGGATTGGCTCTGTCTTTGTTATGGagggataaaaaaaaattgggCCGGTTTTTTACCGGGTCCGGGCCGGCCGGGCTTCGGCATCTTCAACCTCACTTGGTGATAGCTTCACTTGCGACAACCTTAAAGGTCTGTGTTTGATGTCTGTCTAGCTCAAATACAAGTCAAATACATTTTGATGTCATACAATCCCGTCAATCATTATCATACAGCCCAATCCCAATCCTCAGTTCCCTGTAGTCCCCCAACGTCTCATCCATAGTTCCGAATTCCAATCAACTTTACTTACAACATCCGCACTGAATGTTTTTTCCCCACACCATCCTGACCTTCAATCATATTCCTCCGAGTGAGAGCATTTCACAATGCTAGGAAAGGTCTCGTTCTCAGGCATAGCGCCACGTCATGACGCGGAAAGCCAGTCGTTGCTGGCGGTTCGGGTATTCGCCCCGGTGCCATCCTTTGACTTCGGAAATATCCTGCAGAAGCCGACTGAATTCGTCAGTGCGAGGGAACTGCTCAGGCTTGATCTCATAGTAAATTCGATCCCCGAGGGGATAGGTGGCCGAAGAAGTCTGTGGCTCGAGATCTTTGAGTTCCTGTTTGTACCACTCAAGTATGTGCCCAGCTGTCGCTTCGAAATCCTCCGCTAGCGG contains these protein-coding regions:
- a CDS encoding Holocytochrome c-type synthase; the encoded protein is MADDNSACPVDHKAREAWLEQARQAEAAKAQAQPAKCPVDHTAQAKPKSWSQTLTSYLPWSSSSPAPPPAHHPPTPHDGLDTDRVISTIPRTSGGPAVCPVDHGKEEPAKPANHEMETGLDPSGNWVYPSEKMFFDAMKRKGYDARVADMKTVVPIHNAVNERAWKEIKEWEAPYLKGTKCDGPKLESFANKMDRMTPTARFNTILGYTAPFDRHDWVIDRCGTRVDYVIDFYAGRPDGKGGPSFYLDVRPKLNTWEGVKMRAMRWAWLA